A single window of Modestobacter italicus DNA harbors:
- a CDS encoding class III extradiol dioxygenase family protein, with translation MADVIWGLATSHVPSIGAAMDRGKTEDPNWKALFDGYAPARAWLAEHRPDVAIVVYNDHANGIDLDFVPTFGLGTAEQYEVADEGFGRRPVPDVVGHPELALHLVESLVDEEFDLTVFQELHVDHGFTVPLSVWTPDPGDAWPCPVIPLLVNVIQYPQPTAARCYALGQALGRAIRSYPEDLTVGVLGTGGMSHQLAGARAGFINPEFDARWMEQIQTDPAALAALSREELIRQAGAEGIELIMWLVMRGALDDEITKVHSDYFVPASNTAAGIALFDNRGSQPG, from the coding sequence ATGGCTGACGTCATCTGGGGTCTGGCGACCTCGCACGTCCCCTCGATCGGGGCGGCGATGGACCGCGGCAAGACCGAGGACCCGAACTGGAAGGCGCTGTTCGACGGCTACGCCCCGGCGCGGGCGTGGCTGGCCGAGCACCGGCCCGACGTGGCGATCGTCGTCTACAACGACCACGCCAACGGCATCGACCTGGACTTCGTCCCGACCTTCGGGCTCGGCACGGCCGAGCAGTACGAGGTGGCCGACGAGGGCTTCGGCCGGCGTCCGGTGCCCGACGTCGTGGGGCACCCCGAGCTCGCCCTGCACCTGGTGGAGAGCCTGGTCGACGAGGAGTTCGACCTCACCGTCTTCCAGGAGCTGCACGTCGACCACGGCTTCACCGTGCCGCTGTCGGTGTGGACGCCGGACCCGGGCGACGCGTGGCCGTGCCCGGTGATCCCGCTGCTGGTCAACGTCATCCAGTACCCGCAGCCCACCGCCGCGCGCTGCTACGCGCTCGGCCAGGCCCTGGGCCGGGCCATCCGCAGCTACCCCGAGGACCTCACGGTCGGCGTGCTCGGCACCGGCGGCATGTCCCACCAGCTGGCCGGGGCCCGGGCGGGGTTCATCAACCCCGAGTTCGACGCCCGCTGGATGGAGCAGATCCAGACCGATCCCGCGGCGCTCGCCGCCCTCTCCCGCGAGGAGCTGATCCGGCAGGCCGGCGCCGAGGGGATCGAGCTGATCATGTGGCTGGTGATGCGCGGGGCGCTGGACGACGAGATCACCAAGGTCCACTCGGACTACTTCGTCCCGGCGTCCAACACCGCCGCCGGCATCGCGCTGTTCGACAACCGGGGC